CGACCGGTGCCGCTGCTGCGCCGTCCGGTGACCTGGGCGTGGACGGCGTTGCTCGTCGTCGGCCTGGTCGTGCCCTTCCAGGTCAGCGACTACGACCTGTTCAAGGCCTCCCGGGTGCTGACCATCGCCATCGCCGTCGCCGGCCTCAACCTGCTCATCGGGAGAGCCGGCCAGATCAGCGCCGGCCACGGAGCCCTCTACGGTCTCGGCGCCTACACCGCGATGATCGCCGTCCGTGAGCTGGGGTGGTCCTGGCCCCTCGCCGTCGTGGCCGCGGTCGTGGTCTCCGGGGCGGTCGGGTGGCTCATCGGCCTCCCCGCACTCCGGGTCCGCGGGCTGAACCTGGGGCTGCTGACCATCGCCATCGCCGCCATCTTCCCGTTGCTGCTGGCCCGGTTCTCCGACCTCACCGGCGGGACGATCGGCCTGCAGCTGGCCGGCTCGCCGATCACCCCGCCGGCGGCCACCGGCCTCTCCGACGAGCAGTTCCAGTTCCTGCTGCTGGTCGTGGTGCTCGCCGTCGTGCTGGTGCTGCTGCGCAACCTGAGCACCGGTCCCTTCGGCCGGTCCATCGACGCACTCCGGGTGAACCCGCTGATGGCCAGGTCCGAGGGCGTGGACGTCAACCGCCTCACGCTGACGGTGTTCGGTGTCAGCTCGGCGGTGGCGGGGCTCGGCGGCGCCCTCGGCGGGCTGGTCCTGGCCTCGACGGTGCCCGACAGCTACTCGCTGTTCTTCTCCCTGGCCCTGCTGTCCGCGTGCGTGGTGGGCGGGTCCCGGACCTGGGCCGGCGCGCTCCTGGGCGCCGCGTTCATCGTCTACCTGCCCGACCTGATCAGCCAGCAGATCGGCTCCACCACCGGGGGTCAGTGGTCCCAGCTGGCCTACGCCGCAGCCCTCCTGCTGACGCTGTTCTTCCTGCCCGCAGGGGTGGCCGGCGGGATCGGGCGGCTCTTCGGCCGCCTGGCCGGCGGTGTCCAGCGCCGTCGACGCCCCTGATCCGTACCACCCCACACCGGGGCCGGCGACCGCCGTCCCTCCCGTCGCGCACTGCACCGTTGCAGTGGAGAGCGAGGTACCCCCATGCCCACCATCCCCGTCACCCGGCGCGCCTGGCCCCGGCGAGCAGTCGTCGCCCTGGCCGCAGGCAGCCTCCTGCTGACCGCCGCATGCAGCGGCCGCGGCGACGACTCGGCCGACGCCGGCGGGGCCGACTCGGACGCCCC
This sequence is a window from Geodermatophilaceae bacterium NBWT11. Protein-coding genes within it:
- a CDS encoding branched-chain amino acid ABC transporter permease, producing MAAVVSEPRGEHTDRVDVVATVGPRPRPVPLLRRPVTWAWTALLVVGLVVPFQVSDYDLFKASRVLTIAIAVAGLNLLIGRAGQISAGHGALYGLGAYTAMIAVRELGWSWPLAVVAAVVVSGAVGWLIGLPALRVRGLNLGLLTIAIAAIFPLLLARFSDLTGGTIGLQLAGSPITPPAATGLSDEQFQFLLLVVVLAVVLVLLRNLSTGPFGRSIDALRVNPLMARSEGVDVNRLTLTVFGVSSAVAGLGGALGGLVLASTVPDSYSLFFSLALLSACVVGGSRTWAGALLGAAFIVYLPDLISQQIGSTTGGQWSQLAYAAALLLTLFFLPAGVAGGIGRLFGRLAGGVQRRRRP